The genomic interval TCGGTGCCGTGATCTCGGTGCCGGGAAGGGGGAAATGCTTCATCGCAGAGACTCCTGTGTCGTCATGAGATCGGCCGCGGACGCGGTCGGGCCGGTGAGCGGCGCTCGCCGGGGGCAGAAGGGGCGGGGCTGGAGGGCCGACGGGCTGACGGGTGGGGCCGGGCGAACCCCCGGTCCGACGGGCGAGGAGCGCAGGCGGTCCCTGGTCCGACGGGCGGGGCCGGGGCTCCGCCCGTCGGACGGAGCCCCGGCCCATGCTGTCAGGCGGCGCGTGCTCGCGGGCGCGCGCCGCTCGCCGTCAGTTGAACTCGAGCGGGTGGGTGCCCACGCGGCCCGAGCCGTCGCCCTTGTCGAGAGCGTCGATCGCGGCGACCTCGTCGGCCGGCAGCTCGAAGCCGAACACGTCGAAGTTCTGCTCCATGCGCTCGCGGTGCGTGGACTTCGGGAACACGATGAAGCCGCGCTGCAGGTGCCAGCGGATGACGACCTGCGCGGGGGTGACGCCGTGCGCGGAGGCCGCGTCGGCCACGGAGGACTCCTCGAACAGCGGGTACTTGCCCTGGCCCAGCGGGCCCCAGGACTCGATGTGCATCCCGTTCTTGCCGGCCCACTCGAGCACATCGCGCTGCTGGAGCGCGGGGTGCAGCTCGATCTGGTCGACGGCCGGCACGACGCCGGTCTCCTCCACGAGGCGGTCGAGATGCTCGGGCAGGTGGTTCGAGACGCCCACGGAGCGGGAGAGGCCCTGGTCGCGGATCTCCAGCAGCTTCTGCCAGGCGTTGACGTAGGTGTCCTTCTCGGGGGTGGGCCAGTGCGTGAGGTAGAGGTCCACGTACTCGAGCCCGAGCTTCTCGAGGCTCTCGCGGATCGCCGCGTGCGGCTCCTCGCCGGCCTGGCGGTCGTTCCACAGCTTGGTGGTCACGAACAGCTCGTCGCGCGGGATGCCGCTCTTGGCGATCGCGGCGCCCACGCCCTCCTCGTTGCCGTAGATGGCGGCGGTGTCGATGTGGCGGTAGCCGACCTCGAGGGCGCTGGTCACGGCCTTCTCGGCCTCGTCGGCCGGGACCTTGAAGACGCCGAAGCCGAGCTGGGGGATCGCATGTCCGGAGTTCAGGTTGATCGTGGGAACAGTCATGGCCCCGAGCCTAGGAAGCCTCGATATATAAGTCCAACAGCTCGCAGCGATGCCATTCATGGCGCCGGCTGGTAGATGAGAGGATGAGCCGGGCCGACGGACGGGCCGGGCAGGCGGATGTGCCGGGCCGACCCCGGCACACCGGCGATGGACACGAAGGATGCGAGGCGGAGATGGACCTGAGGCAGATGGAGTACGTGGTGGCGCTCGCCGACGAGCGGCACTTCACCCGCGCGGCCGAGCTCGCGGGGATCTCGCAGTCGGGGCTCAGCAGCGCGATCCGCGGCCTTGAGCAGGAGCTCGGCACCGCCCTGTTCGACCGCACCACCCGGAGGGTCGAGCCCACCGCGGCCGGCTTCGCGCTGCTCCCGCACGCGCGCGCACTCCTCGAGGAGGCCGCTCGCGCTCGCGAGGCCGTGATGCGCGTCGGCCCCGCCATCAGCGGTTCCCTGCGCGTGGGCGCCGAGCAGTGCCTGGGCCTCGTGGACGTCTCCGCCCTGCTCTCGACCTTCCACCAGCGCCACCCGGGGATCGCGACCGAGTTCGCCCAGGCCGGCTCGCACGAGCTGGTCGGAGCGGTGCGCGAGGGCGAGCTCGACGTCGCCTTCGTCGCGACCGACCGGCACCTCGGCGCGCTGCGCCACACCTTCCTGGGCGGGGAGCCGCTCGTGCTCGTCGTCCCGCCCGATCACCGCCTCGCCCGACGCACGACCCTGCGCTGGGAGATGCTCGACGGCGCCGACTTCGTCGACTTCTCCGAGACCTGGGGCGTGCGCACCATGAACGACGACCTGCTGGCGACCCACGGCGTGCACCGCCGCGTGCGCTGCAGCGTCAACGACGTGCACACCCTGCTGGACCTCGTGACCCGCGGGCTCGGCGTCGCGATCGTGCCCGCGCACGTCGCGCGGAAGCCTCAGGCGGCCACGCTGGTGACCTGCGAGCTCCCGGGCGCCGCCCAGCCCAGCTGGTCCGTGAGCGCCATCTGCCCGCTCGCCCCGGCGGCCGACGCCCCCTCCGGGTTGCTGCTCGAGCTTCTCGGGGAAACTGCGCCCTGCGAGGACGCGTCGTGCTTCGCCGGCGAAGCCGTCGAGACGACCGAGGTGATCGATGCAGCGGATGCGGAGGCCGCGTCCGCCGTGGGCGGGCAACCTGTCATGGCCGTCGGTCGCTGACGCTCCCGGCGCCTGAGACGGGGTGTCCAGGATCTGGGACACCGGGCTACGCTCGCAGGGTGAGCACGGCTGATCCTGCGAAACCCTCCCCGAGCCCCGACGACTCTTCCATCCCCTCCGGTCCCGCCTCGCCCGGTGGGTCCACCGCGGGCCGGACCGCTGAGCCCGCTGCCCCGGCCCGTCGTCGGCCCCGTGGCTTCATCACCGTCGCGATCGCGGCGATCACGATGATCGGCCCGTTCACGATCGACTCCGTCTTCCCCGCCTTCACCCGCATCGGCGCCGAGTTCGGCGAGTCCGAGGGCGCGCTGCAGCAGCTGGTCTCCGCCTACCTCGCGGCGTTCGCGGTGATGTCGATCTTCCACGGCCCGCTGTCCGACGCGCTGGGCCGCCGGCGCGTCATGCTCGCGGGCCTCACGATCTACGTGCTCGCGATGTTCGCCTGCGTGCTCGCCCCCTCCTTCGGCAGCCTCGTGCTGCTGCGGGTCCTGCAGGGCATGAGCGCCGGCGCGGCGACGATCATCTCCCGCGTCATGGTGCGCGACCTCTACTCCGGCGCCCAGGCTCAGCG from Brachybacterium kimchii carries:
- a CDS encoding LysR family transcriptional regulator, which translates into the protein MDLRQMEYVVALADERHFTRAAELAGISQSGLSSAIRGLEQELGTALFDRTTRRVEPTAAGFALLPHARALLEEAARAREAVMRVGPAISGSLRVGAEQCLGLVDVSALLSTFHQRHPGIATEFAQAGSHELVGAVREGELDVAFVATDRHLGALRHTFLGGEPLVLVVPPDHRLARRTTLRWEMLDGADFVDFSETWGVRTMNDDLLATHGVHRRVRCSVNDVHTLLDLVTRGLGVAIVPAHVARKPQAATLVTCELPGAAQPSWSVSAICPLAPAADAPSGLLLELLGETAPCEDASCFAGEAVETTEVIDAADAEAASAVGGQPVMAVGR
- a CDS encoding aldo/keto reductase; this encodes MTVPTINLNSGHAIPQLGFGVFKVPADEAEKAVTSALEVGYRHIDTAAIYGNEEGVGAAIAKSGIPRDELFVTTKLWNDRQAGEEPHAAIRESLEKLGLEYVDLYLTHWPTPEKDTYVNAWQKLLEIRDQGLSRSVGVSNHLPEHLDRLVEETGVVPAVDQIELHPALQQRDVLEWAGKNGMHIESWGPLGQGKYPLFEESSVADAASAHGVTPAQVVIRWHLQRGFIVFPKSTHRERMEQNFDVFGFELPADEVAAIDALDKGDGSGRVGTHPLEFN